The Chitinophagales bacterium genome has a window encoding:
- a CDS encoding OmpH family outer membrane protein encodes MKNLSILFSTLAFVGVLALFGLRMSEHKSGATQGAADKEQSTNTDTRGRIAYVNIDSLEARYEYLKNKKADFEERKKGMSNELERSQRQFQQDYQSAERKAQAGTLTEAEYQSTAKRLQQMKQSLEAREAALTEKLLAEQDEFNKDLQQRLDNFLADYNKDKHYDYILSYSKSVGLIMLVNEELDITDEVVAGMNELYAKEATKENKDTKKKNK; translated from the coding sequence ATGAAGAATTTATCAATACTGTTCAGCACTTTGGCATTTGTGGGTGTTCTGGCACTTTTCGGGCTGAGAATGTCTGAACATAAGAGCGGAGCTACACAAGGTGCTGCTGATAAAGAGCAAAGCACCAACACGGATACCAGGGGACGCATAGCGTATGTAAACATAGACAGCCTGGAGGCCAGGTATGAATACCTGAAAAATAAGAAAGCTGATTTTGAAGAGCGTAAGAAAGGTATGAGCAATGAGCTGGAGCGTTCTCAGAGACAGTTTCAACAAGATTACCAGTCAGCAGAACGTAAAGCGCAGGCCGGTACGCTTACCGAGGCTGAATACCAGTCGACAGCTAAAAGGCTGCAGCAAATGAAACAGAGCCTGGAAGCAAGAGAAGCTGCCCTGACAGAGAAACTATTGGCAGAGCAGGACGAGTTCAACAAAGACCTGCAGCAACGATTAGATAATTTCCTGGCAGACTATAACAAGGACAAGCATTACGATTATATCCTTTCTTACAGTAAGTCTGTAGGCCTGATCATGCTGGTAAACGAGGAGCTTGATATAACAGATGAAGTAGTGGCCGGAATGAATGAACTGTATGCCAAAGAGGCTACAAAGGAGAATAAAGACACAAAGAAGAAAAATAAATAG
- a CDS encoding amino acid permease has protein sequence MENNKEHFHRSLSLLDGTLLVIGSMIGSGIFIVSADIARNVGSAGWLIAVWLISGFITLSAALSYGELSGMFPKAGGQYVYLREAFGKLYGFLYGWSFFAVIQTGTIAAVGVAFAKYTGYFIPALGEDNILLTIGSFTISAAQMLGIASIFLLTYINSRGVENGKWIQFFFTFAKVVALIGLIIFGLLLFKDGAAWKDNWSDPWFAMKLDFTPEAITRQSLSGMALVAGLGVAMVGGLFSSDAWNNVTFIAGEIKKPERNIGLSLFLGTLVVTILYVSMNFMYLNTLTISEIANAPADRIAVAAAEKIFSGMGAAIIAGLIMVSTFGCNNGLILSGARVYYTMAKDGFFIPSAGHLNSKGVPAKALWMQCIWASVLCLSGTYGQLLDYLIFTALLFYIMTIAGIFKLRKTQPDLPRPYKAFGYPVVPILYIIMAAAICLVLLKDRTSTAGWGLFIVLLGVPVYYYLNKRGLKTK, from the coding sequence TTGGAAAATAATAAAGAACATTTTCACAGGTCGTTAAGCCTGCTCGACGGTACTTTACTCGTCATAGGCTCAATGATAGGTTCCGGTATTTTTATTGTAAGCGCCGATATAGCCCGCAATGTAGGTAGTGCAGGCTGGTTGATAGCCGTATGGCTGATATCAGGTTTCATCACATTGTCTGCTGCACTTAGCTACGGCGAGTTGAGCGGTATGTTTCCCAAGGCTGGCGGGCAGTATGTATACCTGCGCGAAGCTTTCGGCAAGTTGTATGGTTTCCTGTATGGCTGGTCGTTCTTTGCTGTCATACAAACAGGTACTATTGCGGCGGTAGGTGTGGCTTTTGCTAAATATACAGGCTACTTCATTCCCGCACTGGGCGAAGATAATATCCTGCTGACCATAGGTTCATTTACTATTTCTGCTGCCCAGATGCTGGGTATAGCCAGTATATTCCTGCTTACCTACATCAATAGCCGTGGGGTAGAGAATGGTAAATGGATACAGTTCTTTTTTACATTCGCCAAAGTTGTGGCTCTTATCGGGTTGATCATATTCGGGTTATTGTTGTTCAAAGATGGTGCGGCGTGGAAGGACAACTGGAGTGACCCGTGGTTTGCTATGAAACTTGATTTCACTCCTGAAGCGATCACCCGTCAAAGTCTATCAGGTATGGCGCTTGTTGCGGGGCTGGGTGTAGCTATGGTCGGTGGGCTGTTCTCCAGCGATGCATGGAATAACGTGACCTTTATAGCCGGTGAAATAAAAAAGCCTGAGCGTAATATCGGTCTCAGTCTTTTCCTGGGCACACTTGTGGTAACGATATTGTATGTATCAATGAACTTCATGTACCTGAATACACTGACCATAAGCGAAATAGCCAATGCTCCTGCCGACCGTATTGCAGTAGCAGCGGCTGAAAAAATATTTTCGGGTATGGGAGCGGCTATTATTGCCGGCCTTATCATGGTATCAACCTTCGGTTGCAACAACGGTCTGATACTATCCGGTGCCAGGGTATATTATACCATGGCCAAAGATGGTTTCTTTATACCATCAGCAGGTCACTTGAACAGTAAAGGCGTACCTGCCAAAGCCTTGTGGATGCAATGTATATGGGCATCGGTATTGTGCCTGAGCGGTACCTACGGACAGTTGCTGGACTACCTGATATTCACGGCATTGCTTTTCTACATCATGACCATTGCAGGTATATTCAAGCTACGCAAAACACAGCCCGACCTGCCAAGGCCATATAAAGCATTCGGTTATCCCGTTGTGCCGATATTGTATATCATCATGGCTGCGGCTATATGCCTGGTATTGTTGAAAGACAGGACCAGCACCGCAGGCTGGGGATTATTTATTGTACTATTGGGCGTGCCGGTATATTATTACCTGAATAAGCGTGGATTGAAAACCAAATGA
- a CDS encoding carbohydrate kinase, whose protein sequence is MKKEELTRLFKKMSDLHVVVVGDVMLDNYWWGDVDRVSPEAPVPVVMLKKRESRMGGAANVAMNCKALGAKVTLASVVGKDHEGHQLKDMAEHEGIDTSLLMLGNDRITTTKTRIMSRSQHILRMDDETTEELSTKDEHPFIDKLLKYLQMQKPDVLIFEDYNKGVLKENVIERTINHCREIGMVVAVDPKKKNFLSYKGVTIFKPNLKEVREGLNIPLSNVNKANMDKVHKELQAALHHDITFVTLSEKGVYYGNSGSELLPSHLRSIADVSGAGDTVIATASIVYALTKDPSVMAKVSNIAGGLVCEDVGVVPINKKRLMEECVRLLGE, encoded by the coding sequence ATGAAGAAAGAAGAACTGACAAGGCTGTTTAAGAAGATGAGTGACCTGCACGTAGTGGTGGTGGGCGACGTGATGCTGGATAACTACTGGTGGGGTGATGTAGACCGTGTTTCGCCGGAAGCACCTGTACCCGTAGTGATGCTGAAAAAACGGGAGAGCCGGATGGGCGGTGCAGCCAACGTGGCGATGAATTGCAAAGCGCTGGGTGCAAAAGTAACCCTCGCCAGTGTAGTGGGCAAAGATCATGAAGGACACCAACTGAAAGATATGGCGGAGCATGAGGGGATAGATACCTCGCTGCTGATGCTGGGCAACGACCGTATCACTACTACCAAGACGCGTATCATGAGCCGCAGCCAGCATATACTGCGTATGGACGATGAGACCACCGAAGAGCTGAGCACGAAAGATGAACATCCTTTTATAGACAAACTGCTGAAGTACCTACAAATGCAGAAACCGGATGTACTCATATTTGAAGATTATAATAAAGGGGTACTGAAAGAGAACGTGATAGAAAGGACGATCAACCATTGCCGGGAAATTGGGATGGTAGTGGCGGTAGACCCGAAGAAAAAGAATTTCCTCTCCTATAAAGGAGTGACGATTTTTAAGCCTAACCTGAAAGAAGTACGCGAAGGCCTGAACATTCCGCTGAGCAATGTAAACAAGGCAAATATGGATAAGGTGCACAAAGAGTTGCAGGCAGCATTGCATCATGATATCACATTCGTTACCCTGTCAGAAAAAGGGGTATATTATGGCAATTCCGGTTCTGAACTGTTACCATCGCACCTGAGGAGTATTGCTGATGTATCAGGAGCAGGTGATACCGTTATTGCTACCGCATCTATTGTTTATGCACTCACAAAGGATCCTTCTGTTATGGCTAAGGTATCTAATATCGCAGGTGGACTGGTGTGCGAGGATGTTGGTGTAGTGCCGATCAACAAAAAGCGGTTGATGGAAGAATGTGTTAGATTGCTGGGAGAATAG
- the hpt gene encoding hypoxanthine phosphoribosyltransferase, translating to MGSIILNDKTFEPYISKERINEKVGELGKQIEQDYTNKNPLFICLLNGAFIFSADLFRQINIPAEIAFIRVSSYAGTQSTGNVTIQHNLEAGIEHRHIILVEDIIDTGRTLHELIPHITSAGPASVKLVSLLSKPSARTHHVHIDYTGFEIPDKFVVGYGMDYDEQGRNLPDIYVLTGEE from the coding sequence ATGGGTAGTATCATTCTCAATGATAAAACGTTCGAGCCATACATCAGCAAAGAACGCATTAATGAAAAAGTAGGCGAATTAGGCAAGCAGATAGAACAGGACTATACAAACAAGAATCCTTTATTTATCTGCTTGCTTAACGGCGCTTTCATCTTCTCCGCCGACCTTTTCCGGCAAATAAATATCCCTGCTGAAATTGCATTTATTCGTGTCAGTTCCTATGCCGGCACTCAGTCAACCGGCAATGTCACTATACAACACAACCTGGAAGCCGGTATTGAGCACAGGCATATCATACTGGTTGAAGATATCATAGACACGGGAAGAACATTACATGAATTGATACCGCATATTACTTCTGCCGGTCCTGCATCTGTAAAATTAGTATCGCTGTTGTCAAAGCCTTCGGCAAGAACACATCATGTACATATTGACTATACCGGCTTTGAGATACCTGATAAATTTGTGGTTGGATACGGAATGGATTATGACGAGCAGGGTCGCAACCTACCTGATATATATGTGCTGACCGGGGAAGAATAA
- a CDS encoding glucosaminidase domain-containing protein → MKKMFVVYALLTLVYTINTDAQTRNSDNIQRYIERYRSLAMSEQQRTGIPAAIKLAQAIHESGAGTSPLAVQANNHFGLKCKSDWTGATFLHTDDRRDECFRKYNMDFESYQDQSNYLKSNPRYASLFQLSVTDYAAWAFGLRKAGYATNAQYPQLLIKLIEDYRLQEYTYAAMGNTGLVDNNVASNNNSRRNNRSQQQYTQPAENNYSRDTRDSYNRYNYSNNNSYNNNSNSYNNNYGNTQPAAQSYGYNQPASSGMTTTTYDNSQPERVSKYIDTRPRERHTVTRSRQNGREVETRVDNTPSTVVKINNLKAIYGKKGDMPLQYAVRNGIRYEKFLEINDLKEEPLPADMPLYLERKHFWGIRPMHLVKYGEVMIEIAQKEGIQLKYLRDLNYMEEDEEPVPGVTLELQAQAGSKPNVMKREESPVYAQLSGSDQEQYQGEPDETYSNNQQYTPPVSTFPKNPAPVYTEEKNIFEKIKERREERKLEKEREEAAQKQQQPVTQQQPQQPVQQQQQSQQSKYIQRTPAQQQTQYVQRTPAQQPVEEQSKYLQEEPVQQQPVTQQPQYQQPAPSYNRQQYSYSSNTTNVKPNPAAQQPVEEKSARELRKEERRKKKEEEEQQPVAAKPVQQPQKPKTELDMLKEQFDNVIYADNGNGGRQNTQRYQQPQQQQPQYQQQQRTQQYQQNNYNRQQQYQQPAQQQYQQPQQQYQAQQSQYQQPAQPQYQQQYQLPQQQYQAQNQYQQPAYQQQGQQYQAQQPQQNYDPSKYYLVKRGDTAYTIAKKHGITIRQLMDWNGLDFDAIKEGQNLRVKQ, encoded by the coding sequence ATGAAAAAAATGTTCGTAGTATACGCCCTGCTAACCCTGGTGTATACGATAAACACCGATGCACAAACAAGGAATAGTGACAACATTCAGCGTTATATAGAGCGTTACCGTAGCCTGGCCATGAGCGAGCAGCAACGCACAGGAATTCCTGCCGCCATAAAACTCGCGCAAGCTATACACGAATCAGGCGCAGGTACCAGCCCGTTGGCGGTACAAGCCAACAACCACTTCGGTTTAAAATGTAAATCTGACTGGACGGGTGCTACTTTTTTGCATACCGATGACAGGCGAGATGAGTGTTTCCGTAAATACAATATGGATTTTGAATCTTACCAGGACCAGTCTAATTATCTTAAGTCTAATCCGAGGTATGCTTCTTTGTTCCAACTATCTGTAACAGACTATGCTGCATGGGCCTTTGGCCTGCGTAAAGCCGGCTATGCAACAAACGCCCAGTATCCGCAGTTACTCATAAAACTTATAGAGGATTACCGCCTGCAGGAATATACTTATGCAGCCATGGGCAATACAGGGTTAGTAGACAACAATGTAGCTTCGAATAATAATTCGCGCAGGAACAACAGGTCACAACAACAATACACACAACCAGCAGAAAACAATTACTCCCGCGATACCCGCGATAGTTACAATCGCTACAACTACAGCAATAACAACAGCTACAACAACAACAGCAATAGCTATAACAACAATTACGGTAATACTCAGCCCGCTGCACAGAGTTATGGCTACAACCAACCTGCTTCTTCAGGCATGACTACTACCACATACGATAACAGTCAGCCCGAAAGAGTTTCTAAATACATCGACACAAGGCCAAGGGAAAGACACACTGTAACCCGCAGCAGGCAGAACGGCAGAGAAGTAGAAACAAGAGTGGATAATACACCAAGTACCGTTGTAAAGATCAACAACCTGAAAGCGATATATGGAAAGAAAGGTGATATGCCTTTGCAATATGCCGTACGCAATGGCATACGCTATGAAAAATTCCTGGAGATAAACGACCTGAAAGAAGAGCCCTTGCCGGCAGATATGCCGTTGTACCTGGAGCGTAAACACTTCTGGGGTATTAGGCCAATGCACCTGGTGAAATATGGTGAGGTAATGATAGAGATCGCACAGAAAGAAGGTATACAACTGAAATACCTGCGTGACCTGAACTACATGGAAGAGGATGAAGAACCTGTACCGGGTGTAACCCTGGAACTGCAGGCACAGGCAGGCAGCAAGCCTAATGTTATGAAGCGTGAAGAATCGCCCGTGTATGCGCAACTTTCCGGCAGCGACCAGGAACAATACCAGGGCGAACCGGACGAAACATACTCAAATAACCAGCAATATACACCACCGGTATCTACCTTCCCGAAAAATCCGGCTCCTGTATACACAGAGGAAAAGAACATCTTTGAAAAGATAAAGGAAAGGAGAGAAGAAAGAAAACTGGAGAAAGAGCGCGAGGAAGCTGCACAAAAGCAGCAGCAACCCGTAACACAACAGCAGCCACAGCAGCCCGTTCAGCAACAGCAGCAATCACAACAATCTAAATACATACAGAGAACACCTGCACAGCAGCAAACTCAATATGTACAAAGAACGCCTGCACAGCAGCCAGTAGAGGAACAATCCAAGTACCTGCAGGAAGAGCCCGTACAGCAACAGCCTGTGACACAACAACCTCAATACCAACAACCGGCTCCATCATACAACAGGCAGCAATATTCATACAGCAGCAATACAACCAACGTTAAACCCAACCCGGCAGCACAGCAGCCTGTAGAAGAAAAATCTGCACGCGAACTGAGAAAGGAAGAAAGAAGAAAAAAGAAGGAAGAAGAGGAACAGCAACCGGTAGCAGCTAAACCTGTGCAGCAACCCCAAAAACCTAAAACAGAACTGGATATGCTGAAGGAGCAGTTTGATAATGTTATATATGCTGACAACGGTAACGGCGGACGACAAAACACGCAGCGTTACCAGCAGCCGCAACAACAACAACCCCAATATCAACAACAGCAGCGCACACAACAATACCAGCAAAACAACTACAACAGGCAGCAACAATACCAACAGCCTGCGCAACAACAATATCAACAACCACAACAGCAATACCAGGCACAACAATCGCAATACCAACAGCCTGCGCAGCCGCAATATCAACAGCAATATCAGCTGCCGCAACAACAATACCAGGCACAGAACCAGTATCAGCAACCCGCATATCAGCAACAGGGCCAGCAATACCAGGCACAACAACCGCAACAGAATTATGATCCAAGCAAATATTACCTGGTAAAACGAGGCGATACTGCTTATACCATTGCCAAAAAACATGGTATTACTATCAGGCAATTGATGGACTGGAACGGGCTGGATTTTGACGCTATAAAAGAAGGGCAGAACCTGCGCGTGAAACAGTAA
- a CDS encoding O-methyltransferase — MGRFEHSPNINNYVEAFTSPEDPVLAKLNRETNMKVQLPIMLSGHLQGAVLQAISFLLKPRRILEVGTYTGYSAICLAKGLTEDGHLHTIDVNEELRDMCFRYICEAGLEEKITLHTGQAEKIIPGLDEMFDLVFIDADKVNYGLYYDQVFDKVRKGGFILADNVLYDGEVVLPEAEQSKNGKAIHAFNEKLRDDDRIEQVLLPIRDGIMIARKK; from the coding sequence ATGGGGCGTTTTGAGCATTCACCAAACATTAACAATTACGTAGAAGCCTTCACTTCACCCGAAGATCCTGTTCTCGCAAAGCTGAACAGGGAGACCAATATGAAGGTACAGTTACCAATTATGCTCTCCGGGCATTTACAAGGTGCTGTGTTACAGGCAATTAGCTTTTTGCTAAAACCAAGGCGTATTTTGGAGGTAGGAACATATACAGGATATTCTGCCATATGTCTGGCCAAAGGATTGACAGAAGACGGCCACTTGCACACCATCGACGTGAACGAAGAGTTGAGAGACATGTGTTTTCGTTATATTTGTGAAGCAGGATTAGAGGAAAAAATCACACTGCATACAGGACAAGCTGAGAAAATTATACCGGGGTTGGACGAAATGTTCGACCTGGTGTTCATTGACGCAGACAAAGTGAACTACGGTCTTTATTACGACCAGGTGTTTGATAAAGTGCGCAAAGGCGGCTTTATACTGGCTGATAACGTACTGTACGATGGCGAAGTGGTATTGCCTGAAGCTGAACAAAGCAAGAATGGCAAAGCTATACACGCTTTCAACGAAAAGCTGCGCGATGACGACCGTATAGAGCAGGTGCTGCTACCTATACGCGATGGTATAATGATAGCACGAAAAAAGTAA
- a CDS encoding sodium:solute symporter, giving the protein MSAILLVIILSYFALLLGIAFYTSRGSNNESFFIGNRSSKWWVVAFGMIGTSLSGMTFISVPGTVGSAGFSYFQVVIGYWLGYFAVAFILLPIYYKMQLTSIYSYLDERLGTASYKTGALFFILSRTLGATLRLYLVIKVLELFVLKDMGVSFEFTAVLILVLILLYTFKGGVKTIVWTDTLQTTFMILALLVCVIYIMNDMGLSFSGTWAAMTDKGYTKMVNTDIMSGGSFWKSVLGGAFITIGMTGLDQEMMQKNISVSNLKDSQKNMITFCFILLIANFIFLLLGGLLYLYADVKGISAAGDNIFPFIALKSGLPFFITICFMIGLISALFPSADGALTALTSSYCIDILGMKRRTDWDEKKKSRVRLIVHNTFALVFLGCIFFFREVDNGSLISTLLAVAGYTYGPLLALFAFGIFTKRNVNNKLVPLVCIAAPILCYLLKQNEAYLLGNYKIGLELLLINAGITYLFLLVISKKQHSVVSE; this is encoded by the coding sequence ATGTCTGCAATATTACTGGTCATCATCTTATCTTATTTTGCCCTGTTGCTGGGCATAGCCTTTTATACTTCACGTGGTTCCAATAACGAGTCGTTTTTTATAGGTAACCGCAGCAGTAAATGGTGGGTGGTAGCCTTCGGTATGATAGGCACTTCCCTGTCCGGCATGACATTCATTTCGGTACCGGGCACAGTAGGCTCAGCAGGCTTCTCCTACTTCCAGGTAGTAATAGGCTACTGGCTGGGATACTTTGCCGTTGCATTTATCCTTTTGCCCATATACTATAAAATGCAACTTACCTCTATTTACAGTTACCTTGATGAACGACTGGGTACTGCATCCTACAAAACGGGAGCCTTGTTCTTTATCCTGTCGCGTACATTGGGGGCCACACTCAGGCTGTACCTGGTCATCAAAGTACTGGAGCTGTTCGTGCTGAAAGACATGGGTGTATCTTTTGAATTTACAGCTGTATTGATACTCGTCCTGATATTGCTGTACACATTCAAAGGTGGTGTAAAAACTATTGTATGGACCGATACACTGCAAACTACATTTATGATACTGGCACTACTGGTCTGTGTTATATACATCATGAATGATATGGGACTGAGTTTTTCAGGCACATGGGCAGCTATGACCGATAAAGGTTATACCAAAATGGTGAATACAGACATCATGTCGGGTGGCAGCTTCTGGAAAAGCGTACTGGGTGGTGCTTTCATTACCATAGGCATGACAGGACTGGACCAGGAAATGATGCAAAAGAATATCAGCGTAAGCAACCTGAAGGATTCGCAGAAGAATATGATCACCTTCTGTTTCATTCTACTGATAGCCAATTTCATATTCCTGTTGCTGGGCGGACTGCTCTATTTGTATGCAGACGTAAAAGGTATCAGTGCTGCCGGCGATAATATCTTCCCTTTCATTGCGTTGAAAAGTGGTTTGCCATTCTTCATCACCATATGTTTTATGATAGGTTTGATATCGGCACTCTTCCCCAGTGCCGACGGCGCTTTAACAGCGCTTACCTCATCGTATTGCATAGACATATTGGGCATGAAACGCCGTACTGACTGGGACGAAAAAAAGAAAAGCAGGGTAAGACTTATCGTACATAATACATTCGCACTCGTATTTCTTGGCTGTATATTCTTCTTCAGAGAAGTAGATAACGGTTCGCTTATCAGCACGCTGCTGGCTGTAGCAGGATATACTTACGGACCACTGCTGGCATTATTTGCATTCGGTATCTTCACAAAACGCAATGTCAATAATAAGCTGGTGCCTTTGGTTTGCATAGCAGCACCAATACTGTGCTATTTACTGAAACAGAATGAAGCCTACCTGTTAGGTAACTATAAGATAGGTTTGGAGTTGTTGCTCATCAATGCAGGAATTACTTACCTGTTCCTACTGGTTATATCAAAAAAACAACACTCTGTAGTCTCTGAATAG
- a CDS encoding T9SS type A sorting domain-containing protein — translation MKNIYILILLLLGTGVVYGQRTVISKVKNTNGDSLVGKVVYMYPDTNQSNPPFQLIQQKTDSFGVASFQLPSNVSTGTVFYVSTLDCDSVSYKINTHIYAGNNINSPLIVCVTPPTNFSGYVYLGDASKRPKVKDAQVYLISKCGTMLNYIDSVETDTNGYYAVDSFPIQSTGCEVIMRAALKSTSADYKKYLPAYHKNNSNYDLKWSGARDIPLQVARQGINIILPEAINPTGGPSTISGYAKDSLTNNRLPDKIMFVTDMQDVTVDYTFTDASGEYAFTNLPFGTYKVFGDVWGKDNIDFIATINANKVNILNLVFIENSTEYKGYIATSVAGRNDLVNTISIFPNPARDRIYIKGADNIPGQKIVELTDITGAKVYNSVYTAGQPVTVPVMSLPAGVYILRLSTETETAVFRVAK, via the coding sequence ATGAAGAATATATATATACTCATATTGTTACTGTTGGGTACGGGAGTAGTTTACGGGCAGAGGACTGTCATCTCAAAGGTTAAAAACACGAACGGCGACAGCCTGGTAGGGAAGGTAGTTTATATGTACCCGGACACCAACCAGTCAAATCCTCCGTTCCAGCTCATTCAGCAAAAGACAGATTCATTTGGAGTAGCCAGTTTTCAATTACCCTCAAATGTTTCAACAGGTACCGTTTTTTATGTATCTACGCTTGATTGCGATAGTGTATCCTATAAAATAAATACACACATCTACGCAGGCAATAACATCAACAGTCCCCTGATAGTATGTGTTACACCACCCACCAATTTTAGTGGCTATGTATACCTCGGTGATGCCAGTAAGCGACCCAAAGTAAAAGACGCACAGGTGTACCTGATAAGCAAATGCGGTACTATGCTGAATTATATTGACAGTGTTGAAACAGACACGAACGGGTACTATGCTGTAGATTCTTTTCCGATACAAAGTACAGGTTGCGAAGTGATCATGCGGGCAGCCTTAAAAAGTACCTCTGCCGACTACAAAAAATACCTGCCGGCTTATCATAAAAACAATAGTAACTACGACCTGAAATGGTCAGGAGCGAGAGACATCCCGTTGCAAGTGGCAAGACAAGGGATCAATATTATATTACCCGAAGCCATCAATCCAACAGGCGGGCCTTCCACTATTTCGGGATATGCCAAAGACAGTCTTACTAACAATCGCCTGCCCGATAAGATCATGTTTGTAACAGACATGCAGGATGTGACCGTAGATTATACGTTTACAGACGCGAGTGGCGAATATGCATTTACCAATCTGCCATTTGGTACTTATAAAGTATTTGGCGACGTATGGGGCAAAGACAATATTGATTTTATTGCTACGATAAATGCGAATAAAGTAAATATCCTGAACCTTGTATTTATTGAGAATTCAACAGAATATAAGGGATACATCGCAACTTCTGTTGCGGGGCGGAACGACCTGGTAAATACCATAAGCATCTTCCCTAACCCGGCACGTGACAGGATATACATCAAAGGTGCAGATAATATTCCGGGACAGAAGATCGTCGAGCTCACTGATATTACAGGTGCTAAAGTGTACAACTCAGTATACACTGCCGGCCAGCCGGTAACCGTTCCTGTTATGTCACTACCTGCAGGTGTCTACATTCTTAGGCTGAGTACTGAAACGGAAACAGCAGTGTTCAGGGTAGCCAAATAG